A window of Mucilaginibacter paludis DSM 18603 contains these coding sequences:
- a CDS encoding zinc ribbon domain-containing protein, whose amino-acid sequence MVNQQQQNNFQVKQNQAAEQETQNSGKCRHCGHTTIAGADICESCSAWQLEGQCCFCYAAVKPGQKFCGTCGNPPEGMVCKQCGTHSIFDFCPQCTNTVSRDAAGYLEQFKTMPEVVEILQQINTLNADTAGISPSQTKKTEPPADTAWLSELEKYEERFQQDGKAEQKVGQESAPQPKFTFGTAKNKDVSEALSLADQAAKLPDLMALEQRRAELESKIAALQKRAFSSNQEARKFYTSLRVTIPQIRTVETVTPVVVGWQCNFAGLVHPRPENCERPYLGGVWVTDFSTSTEKKIVYDEI is encoded by the coding sequence ATGGTCAACCAGCAACAACAAAATAATTTTCAGGTTAAGCAAAACCAGGCTGCTGAACAGGAAACTCAAAACTCCGGTAAATGTAGGCATTGTGGCCATACAACCATCGCAGGTGCCGATATTTGCGAAAGCTGCAGCGCGTGGCAATTAGAGGGCCAATGTTGTTTTTGTTACGCGGCTGTTAAGCCGGGGCAAAAATTTTGCGGCACCTGCGGTAACCCGCCCGAAGGTATGGTGTGTAAGCAATGTGGTACGCATTCTATATTTGATTTTTGCCCCCAGTGTACAAACACCGTATCCCGGGATGCCGCTGGCTACCTGGAGCAATTTAAAACCATGCCCGAAGTGGTTGAGATTTTGCAACAGATCAATACCTTGAATGCTGATACGGCTGGCATATCGCCATCGCAAACAAAAAAAACGGAGCCGCCTGCAGATACCGCCTGGTTGAGCGAGCTTGAAAAATACGAAGAACGTTTTCAACAGGATGGCAAGGCGGAACAGAAAGTCGGTCAGGAATCAGCCCCCCAGCCCAAATTCACTTTTGGCACCGCTAAGAACAAAGATGTGAGCGAAGCTTTGAGTTTGGCAGACCAGGCGGCTAAATTACCCGATTTAATGGCACTTGAGCAGCGAAGGGCTGAGCTTGAAAGCAAAATTGCCGCCCTGCAAAAGCGAGCCTTTAGTAGTAACCAGGAAGCCCGTAAATTTTATACCAGCCTGCGCGTTACCATTCCGCAGATCAGAACTGTGGAGACGGTAACTCCGGTAGTGGTAGGCTGGCAATGTAATTTTGCAGGCCTGGTGCATCCCCGCCCCGAAAATTGTGAACGCCCTTATCTGGGAGGAGTATGGGTTACCGATTTTAGCACAAGCACAGAGAAGAAGATTGTTTACGACGAGATATAA
- a CDS encoding protein kinase domain-containing protein — translation MSTQRIGDDGIIPANNSNATSRLSDNSSAGSTSRISDTTIVGSGAGLPDADQGIISSGNVAPTHLAPGVQINLNGHDFTIAKLITSSGEAEIYLVQGDKEQVVLKYYFSNYKPKDEIITKLHALKRKDIMSPLDSGIYQDRFFELSEYMTGGTMDALMPLKDFGKIKKYAGLIAEALNACHQNGIIHRDIKPVNIFFRTAAKDEIVLGDFGISSALQAGADYRFTTSVNRTTAYAAPELFTNINNQTTLDKKVDYYALGISLLELWLGHDPFRDFAEFMAMRIKIEGRVIIPADMDSQLQTLIKGLITTEPPKRWGYEEVNKWLRGEAVEVHQTSNRAKFKPYEWDDLKNVVIDEPKELAELMDNDRKKATRQLYSRAIPDWVKNNSQDMYSELLYIVEKEFPNNTAENAAAGVTKAIYTLDRERSFKGYDGTVCNSIKDIARHVEAKFNYYREHLKNPRTDLYLFFETRGFEDRVSKYQKYFMLYVPERALNLIILDLDDNNLVLDNTVYDNVQQLVDSNRDLVKEVVNPDSKISLWLDLTYRHLMTRINTWRGDAKNQNIETLRYVLNISGFRLNGQEAADVKSFITLLQSNIGQFTTAADAQKNSNNANYWLNNYQSTSLAAVFGQLLAGGNLSKDNFMGIYSAAMALPDTKPFQLATQAAGLIRQVPGIDAENKKALANITKNAFKQYLDNNRSVAVYALDNLEKMLRAIQGIQTADHQFAEFLLMALNVKIRNDIHSDLDKIKDNSDSFALYYARLIEFFKQVQAILPTLPVLIDFKRKQDQIDLSKQQIESKYNTQKASEEHKINMAYATLQADQEKLQIDYKPYFKSYAIILWGTMSVIQIYFVILTYLLSNIWSGFELSLFIAGMPISAAFYVFIGYWVIGKIKLSVPFAKLLVRPLVPIRGSQLYVEIDKLRSAIEPEKAGKIDMLNTRVNGRINDELFSESIRIMLTDQTDGTPVTAVQ, via the coding sequence ATGAGTACTCAAAGAATTGGCGACGATGGTATTATCCCAGCTAATAACAGCAATGCCACAAGCCGTTTATCCGATAACTCGTCGGCAGGTTCTACCAGCAGAATCTCGGATACCACCATTGTTGGCAGCGGAGCAGGCCTGCCCGATGCTGATCAGGGAATTATAAGTTCGGGAAACGTTGCGCCAACACATTTAGCTCCGGGCGTACAGATCAACCTTAACGGGCATGATTTTACCATCGCGAAGCTGATTACAAGTTCGGGTGAGGCAGAAATTTACCTGGTGCAGGGGGATAAAGAACAAGTGGTACTTAAATACTATTTTTCGAACTATAAACCGAAGGACGAGATTATAACCAAACTCCACGCACTCAAACGGAAAGACATTATGAGCCCGCTGGATTCGGGCATTTACCAGGATCGTTTTTTTGAGTTGAGCGAATATATGACAGGCGGCACCATGGATGCCCTTATGCCTTTGAAGGATTTTGGAAAGATAAAAAAATACGCAGGCTTAATTGCAGAGGCGCTTAACGCCTGCCATCAAAACGGAATTATTCACCGCGATATAAAGCCCGTTAATATTTTCTTTCGTACTGCTGCTAAGGATGAAATTGTGCTGGGCGACTTTGGTATCTCGTCGGCCTTGCAGGCCGGGGCCGATTACCGCTTTACAACAAGCGTTAACCGCACTACGGCTTACGCTGCGCCCGAGCTTTTTACTAATATCAATAACCAAACTACGCTTGATAAAAAGGTAGACTACTATGCCCTGGGTATTAGTTTACTGGAACTTTGGCTGGGGCACGACCCCTTTAGGGATTTTGCCGAATTTATGGCCATGCGTATTAAGATTGAGGGCCGCGTAATTATCCCCGCCGATATGGATAGCCAACTGCAGACCCTGATTAAAGGCCTGATTACAACCGAGCCGCCCAAACGCTGGGGATACGAAGAAGTTAACAAATGGCTAAGGGGCGAGGCAGTAGAGGTACATCAAACCAGCAATCGCGCAAAATTTAAGCCTTACGAATGGGACGACCTGAAAAACGTTGTTATTGACGAGCCCAAAGAACTGGCCGAGCTAATGGACAATGACAGGAAGAAGGCCACCCGCCAATTATACTCGCGAGCCATACCAGATTGGGTAAAAAATAACTCGCAGGATATGTACAGCGAGTTATTGTACATTGTTGAAAAGGAGTTTCCGAATAATACAGCCGAAAATGCCGCCGCAGGTGTTACAAAAGCTATCTACACTTTAGATAGGGAGCGATCATTCAAAGGCTACGACGGAACGGTTTGCAATAGCATTAAAGATATTGCAAGGCATGTTGAAGCCAAATTTAATTACTACCGCGAGCATCTGAAAAACCCGAGGACCGACTTGTATCTGTTTTTTGAAACACGTGGCTTTGAAGACAGGGTTAGCAAGTATCAAAAATATTTTATGCTTTACGTACCCGAGAGGGCGCTGAACCTGATCATTCTTGATCTGGATGATAATAACCTGGTGCTTGATAATACAGTTTATGATAATGTGCAGCAACTGGTAGATTCAAATCGGGATCTGGTTAAGGAAGTTGTTAATCCCGACTCCAAAATTTCGTTGTGGCTTGATCTTACCTACCGCCATTTGATGACCAGGATCAATACCTGGCGGGGCGATGCCAAAAATCAAAATATCGAAACCCTGCGTTATGTGCTTAATATTTCGGGGTTCAGGCTTAACGGGCAGGAAGCTGCCGATGTTAAGTCGTTTATTACTTTGTTGCAAAGCAATATCGGGCAGTTTACAACCGCTGCCGATGCGCAAAAAAATAGCAATAATGCCAATTACTGGCTTAATAATTACCAGTCCACTTCGCTGGCGGCGGTATTTGGCCAATTGCTTGCTGGCGGTAATTTAAGTAAGGATAATTTTATGGGCATTTATTCGGCTGCTATGGCTTTGCCCGATACCAAGCCCTTCCAATTGGCAACCCAGGCAGCCGGATTAATACGGCAGGTACCTGGCATAGATGCTGAAAACAAAAAGGCCTTGGCCAACATTACCAAAAATGCTTTTAAACAATACCTGGATAACAATCGCAGCGTAGCTGTTTACGCTTTGGATAACCTGGAAAAGATGCTGAGGGCCATTCAGGGAATTCAAACGGCCGATCATCAATTTGCGGAGTTTTTGCTTATGGCTTTAAATGTGAAGATCCGGAATGATATTCACAGCGACCTGGACAAAATCAAAGATAATTCGGACTCATTCGCTTTGTATTATGCACGCTTAATCGAATTTTTTAAACAGGTTCAAGCTATCTTACCTACGTTGCCTGTTTTAATTGATTTTAAACGCAAGCAGGATCAGATCGATTTAAGCAAACAGCAAATTGAATCGAAGTATAATACTCAAAAGGCAAGCGAGGAGCATAAAATTAACATGGCTTACGCTACGCTGCAAGCTGATCAGGAAAAGCTACAAATAGATTATAAACCTTATTTTAAAAGCTATGCTATCATATTATGGGGTACCATGTCTGTTATACAAATCTATTTTGTCATTTTAACCTACTTGTTGAGTAACATATGGTCGGGTTTCGAATTATCTTTGTTTATAGCAGGTATGCCTATTAGTGCTGCCTTTTATGTATTTATAGGTTATTGGGTTATAGGTAAAATAAAGTTAAGTGTCCCGTTTGCTAAATTGCTTGTGCGCCCGTTAGTGCCTATTCGCGGTAGCCAATTGTATGTGGAGATAGATAAATTAAGGAGTGCTATTGAACCCGAAAAGGCCGGTAAAATTGACATGTTAAATACCCGTGTTAACGGAAGGATTAATGATGAATTATTTTCAGAGAGTATCCGGATTATGCTGACCGATCAAACCGATGGTACTCCCGTTACTGCTGTTCAATAA
- a CDS encoding AAA family ATPase, which produces MECIACKTPNRPIAKYCKACGTAITTAQVLKPIGQQSAIQLDDLDGLVGLAEVKAQIKKQVSAAVNMRKAGFSYDNRNLYTILVGGSGTGKNRIVEVLASVLFKNGITTRADMKTIAAADFGEFARNLSANLDAAKGGILFIDHVHQLVPSGYQPGQSTPIDKLYAAIESRAADPIIVLASKEEGFREYLKANPEVNNRFNLKFYLPALTLDQMVTLAGKIIADQHYEQQEDFGIKLRNRLAYLFRNQGDAEQSVKIGKGGFLVNKEINNIISDHFSAPDPRFPPQLLLADDIKGEVYIQQTATEVLADLDDFVGMDNVKTFIRNLVNLVSLQQKDATITGKTDVIGAHIILTGNPGTGKTTLAKKLGEIFAASGILSSGHVVEMDRSKLVGQYVGETPLLVQKACDEAIGGVLFIDEAYTLVQNDQDTYGHEAIDTLIKRMEDDRGKFIMIAAGYERPMQNFIDANPGMKSRVKDNIFNLPDYNPAQLLQILKGFVKQGGYELAADAETKAAGLLEDMFNRRSKDFGNARDVRNFYEAALSKRAARINAAPTTNYDRILSEADLPGGDAVLPAGGIDEVLSALNKLTGLAGVKSEIAEMVDFLQGEKLRAEAGSKKMTISLHFVFAGNPGTGKTTVARILAKIFKGLGILPSDKLVEVTDKDLVSGYVGQTSAQTNKVIDSAMGGVLFIDEAYTLSKGISSGTGGFGSEAIDTLLKRMEDDRGKFIVIAAGYSKQMQDFLDSNPGLDSRFSKKITFDDYGPDELSQIMLSMIAQNGFTADDAAKARIKAYLADVYNKRDKRFANGRTVRNAFEDMVQTQSRRIVKQKNSGLAFNPMAIMEDDVPFEPAKEISPADALAELNQLIGLRAVKDEIGGLISFLEIEKMRAASGQTGGTTLNLHFIFKGKPGTGKTTVARILAKVFKALGVLPVGQLIETDRKDLVGQYVGHTAKQTSDVIDKAMGGVLFIDEAYTLIPEGNPNDFGKEAVDTLLKRMEDDKGKFIVIAAGYSGDMDRFVASNDGLASRFPKMILFEDYQPGELNEIFKLMLAKNGLSMATADAAKAMQLFEDMYRNRDNNFANGRTVRNLFEHSLEKQAVRLSRIKQQGTEISSMINEVIYDDMIV; this is translated from the coding sequence ATGGAGTGTATTGCTTGTAAAACACCTAACCGGCCTATTGCTAAGTATTGCAAGGCCTGCGGTACGGCTATCACTACTGCACAGGTGCTTAAACCCATCGGTCAGCAATCGGCAATCCAACTGGACGACCTGGACGGTTTAGTTGGCCTTGCCGAAGTAAAAGCCCAGATTAAAAAGCAAGTTAGCGCTGCAGTAAATATGCGCAAAGCAGGCTTTTCTTATGATAACCGTAATCTGTATACCATTTTGGTGGGCGGCTCCGGAACCGGGAAAAACAGAATTGTTGAGGTATTGGCGTCCGTGCTGTTTAAAAACGGCATTACTACCAGGGCCGATATGAAGACGATAGCCGCTGCCGACTTTGGCGAATTTGCGCGGAATTTATCCGCCAACCTCGATGCCGCCAAAGGCGGTATCCTGTTTATTGATCATGTTCATCAACTGGTGCCATCCGGTTATCAGCCAGGGCAATCCACACCTATTGATAAGTTATATGCTGCTATTGAAAGCCGGGCGGCAGATCCCATTATTGTTTTAGCTTCCAAAGAAGAAGGCTTCCGCGAATACCTTAAAGCCAATCCGGAAGTAAATAACCGCTTTAATCTCAAATTTTATCTTCCGGCGTTAACACTCGATCAGATGGTAACCCTGGCCGGAAAAATCATCGCTGATCAACACTATGAACAGCAGGAAGATTTTGGAATAAAATTACGAAACAGGCTGGCTTATTTATTCCGGAACCAGGGTGATGCCGAGCAATCAGTTAAAATAGGGAAGGGTGGCTTCCTGGTCAACAAGGAGATCAACAATATCATCAGCGATCATTTCTCGGCGCCCGATCCCCGTTTCCCGCCGCAATTATTATTGGCGGACGATATTAAGGGCGAAGTGTATATCCAGCAAACAGCTACCGAAGTATTGGCTGATCTGGATGATTTTGTGGGGATGGATAACGTAAAAACATTTATCCGCAACCTGGTCAACCTGGTTTCTCTTCAACAAAAAGATGCTACCATAACCGGTAAAACCGATGTGATAGGTGCCCATATCATCCTGACGGGTAATCCCGGTACAGGTAAAACCACTCTTGCTAAAAAGCTCGGCGAAATTTTTGCTGCTTCGGGCATTTTATCAAGCGGGCATGTGGTTGAAATGGACCGGAGCAAGTTAGTAGGGCAATATGTTGGCGAAACACCGCTGCTGGTGCAAAAAGCCTGCGACGAAGCTATTGGCGGCGTGCTTTTTATTGACGAAGCCTATACCTTGGTTCAAAACGATCAGGATACCTACGGCCACGAAGCCATCGATACGCTGATTAAGCGGATGGAAGATGATAGAGGCAAATTTATCATGATAGCTGCCGGGTACGAACGCCCGATGCAGAATTTTATAGATGCTAATCCAGGAATGAAATCGCGGGTAAAGGATAATATTTTTAACCTGCCCGATTATAACCCGGCACAACTTTTACAGATCCTGAAGGGTTTTGTAAAACAGGGAGGCTATGAGTTAGCAGCCGATGCGGAAACAAAAGCTGCCGGGTTGTTAGAAGATATGTTTAACAGGCGCAGCAAAGATTTTGGTAACGCCCGGGATGTACGGAATTTTTATGAAGCGGCGCTGTCAAAAAGGGCAGCCCGTATCAATGCCGCTCCCACCACAAATTATGATCGGATATTGTCAGAAGCAGACCTGCCCGGCGGAGACGCTGTTTTACCGGCGGGTGGTATTGATGAGGTACTGAGCGCTTTGAACAAACTAACAGGTTTGGCTGGAGTTAAATCTGAAATTGCCGAAATGGTTGATTTTCTGCAAGGCGAAAAGCTGAGGGCCGAAGCTGGCAGCAAAAAAATGACCATCAGCCTGCATTTTGTTTTTGCAGGTAACCCGGGAACGGGTAAAACTACAGTGGCCCGCATTCTGGCCAAAATATTTAAAGGCTTAGGTATCTTACCGTCGGACAAATTGGTGGAGGTCACCGATAAAGACCTGGTTTCGGGTTACGTAGGGCAAACCTCGGCCCAAACCAATAAAGTGATTGATAGCGCTATGGGCGGTGTGCTTTTTATTGATGAGGCTTACACCCTGTCAAAAGGAATAAGCTCAGGCACGGGTGGTTTTGGGAGCGAGGCCATTGATACCTTGTTGAAACGGATGGAGGACGACCGCGGCAAGTTTATCGTGATAGCGGCAGGGTATTCAAAACAAATGCAGGATTTTCTGGATAGCAACCCAGGTTTGGACTCGCGCTTTTCAAAGAAAATTACCTTTGACGATTATGGGCCCGATGAGCTTAGCCAGATTATGCTCTCGATGATAGCGCAAAATGGCTTTACTGCCGACGATGCAGCTAAGGCGAGAATAAAGGCTTATCTGGCTGATGTTTACAATAAACGGGATAAACGTTTTGCCAATGGGCGTACCGTGCGAAACGCGTTTGAGGATATGGTGCAAACCCAATCGCGGCGCATTGTCAAGCAAAAAAACAGCGGCCTCGCATTTAACCCAATGGCTATCATGGAGGACGATGTTCCTTTTGAACCCGCGAAAGAAATATCACCCGCTGACGCGTTGGCCGAGCTGAACCAGCTCATAGGTTTGCGCGCCGTGAAAGATGAGATTGGCGGCCTGATCAGTTTTTTAGAAATTGAAAAGATGCGTGCTGCAAGCGGGCAAACAGGCGGTACCACCTTGAATTTGCATTTTATATTTAAGGGTAAGCCCGGAACCGGTAAAACCACCGTGGCGCGTATCCTGGCCAAAGTTTTTAAGGCTTTAGGGGTATTGCCTGTTGGCCAGTTGATTGAAACCGACCGTAAGGATTTGGTAGGCCAGTATGTTGGCCATACGGCTAAGCAAACCTCGGATGTAATTGATAAGGCTATGGGAGGAGTTCTATTTATTGATGAAGCCTATACGCTGATCCCCGAAGGGAACCCCAATGATTTTGGTAAAGAAGCCGTGGATACGCTGTTAAAACGGATGGAAGACGATAAAGGGAAATTTATTGTTATCGCCGCCGGTTACTCGGGCGATATGGACCGGTTTGTGGCCTCTAACGATGGGCTTGCCTCCCGTTTCCCTAAGATGATCCTTTTTGAGGATTATCAGCCCGGCGAGCTGAACGAAATTTTTAAATTGATGCTGGCCAAAAATGGATTAAGTATGGCCACGGCGGATGCCGCTAAGGCGATGCAACTTTTTGAGGATATGTATCGCAACAGGGATAATAACTTTGCTAACGGGCGCACCGTTCGGAATTTATTTGAACATAGCCTCGAAAAACAAGCGGTTAGGCTAAGCCGTATAAAACAGCAGGGTACAGAGATATCAAGTATGATCAACGAAGTTATTTATGACGATATGATTGTTTAA
- a CDS encoding FHA domain-containing protein, producing the protein MSETIKCLDCTADIDTDSCYCDQCGKEIFLCETCAQPGNQKFCEFDGGVLAPAKQRLRPVGTLHPAGTTVNSPSFDISTGTDTPPPLPAMPVLNSPPPPAPLRDLNTPSPIAVEPVVPGLKLTNNNLNITLDIQPGDVLGRNTGAYAEQLKNFSAISGKHLVFKFEPATGWAFQDVGSTNGTKYAKSNISWNQVGKCTPGEWIRMEDEAFLLMANIEFALKIEQPFKPGTSASNTTQRI; encoded by the coding sequence ATGAGTGAAACCATAAAATGCCTGGATTGTACAGCCGATATTGACACCGATAGCTGCTACTGCGACCAATGTGGCAAAGAGATATTTTTGTGCGAAACCTGCGCCCAGCCGGGCAATCAAAAATTTTGCGAGTTTGACGGCGGAGTGCTGGCACCTGCTAAACAGCGGTTGCGCCCGGTGGGTACTTTACATCCTGCCGGTACTACAGTTAACAGCCCATCTTTTGATATTTCTACGGGCACGGATACGCCGCCGCCGCTTCCCGCAATGCCGGTTTTAAATAGTCCACCGCCGCCTGCGCCGTTGCGTGATTTAAATACCCCGTCGCCAATCGCGGTTGAGCCGGTTGTGCCGGGGCTAAAGCTAACAAACAACAATCTCAATATAACGCTCGATATTCAACCCGGCGATGTGCTGGGGAGGAATACCGGTGCTTATGCAGAGCAACTTAAAAATTTTTCGGCCATATCAGGCAAGCACCTGGTGTTTAAATTTGAACCGGCTACGGGCTGGGCTTTTCAGGATGTGGGTTCAACCAATGGTACCAAATATGCTAAATCAAACATCAGTTGGAACCAGGTAGGTAAATGTACTCCGGGGGAATGGATCAGGATGGAAGACGAGGCCTTTTTATTGATGGCTAATATTGAGTTTGCATTAAAAATTGAGCAGCCTTTTAAACCGGGTACTTCTGCATCCAACACCACACAAAGAATATGA
- a CDS encoding PP2C family protein-serine/threonine phosphatase, with product MNFSIEAICDIGVVRQNNEDMILIGDQVIRDDSAEYAIDAGERNFMIAVSDGMGGHQAGEVASETVLQRMKLAVSGLGNALNPEQLKTYFEVKIKETHQELNAMGEANPAYYKLGATFTSLFIYNKKAFIINIGDSRLYRLRGGLLAQLTNDHSLSDWLNNSDIPRNILANAFGGGVQQIYFDFEETNLLDGDTLLLCSDGLSGELTFDEIETMLASTDPLSVMVNRARANGGRDNISAIKIGIKMSGSGNPSSV from the coding sequence ATGAATTTTAGTATAGAAGCGATATGCGATATCGGCGTAGTAAGGCAGAACAATGAGGATATGATTCTCATTGGCGACCAGGTGATCCGCGATGATTCAGCCGAGTATGCGATAGATGCCGGTGAACGTAATTTCATGATCGCCGTATCCGATGGGATGGGAGGGCACCAGGCCGGCGAAGTAGCCAGCGAAACGGTGCTGCAAAGAATGAAGCTCGCTGTGTCGGGTTTGGGCAACGCGCTTAATCCGGAACAACTCAAGACCTATTTTGAGGTTAAGATAAAGGAAACCCACCAGGAACTTAATGCGATGGGGGAGGCAAACCCTGCTTACTATAAATTAGGCGCCACGTTTACAAGCTTATTTATTTACAACAAAAAAGCCTTTATCATTAATATTGGCGATAGCAGGTTATATCGTTTGCGGGGTGGTTTACTGGCCCAATTAACAAACGACCATAGCTTAAGTGATTGGTTAAACAATTCCGACATTCCGCGCAATATATTAGCTAACGCGTTTGGCGGCGGTGTTCAGCAAATTTATTTTGATTTTGAAGAAACCAATTTGCTTGATGGTGATACCTTGCTTTTGTGTTCGGACGGCTTAAGCGGAGAATTAACCTTTGACGAGATTGAGACCATGCTGGCATCAACAGATCCGCTTTCTGTAATGGTTAACCGTGCCAGGGCAAACGGCGGGAGAGACAATATATCTGCCATCAAAATCGGCATTAAAATGAGCGGTTCAGGCAATCCAAGTTCCGTCTAA
- the eno gene encoding phosphopyruvate hydratase, with protein MSIIINVHARQILDSRGNPTIEVEVLTENGALGRAAVPSGASTGVHEAVELRDNDKTKYMGKGVLKAVANVNDTIAPALKGFDVFEQNSIDKLMIELDGTPNKGNLGANAILGVSLAVAKAAAQESRQPLYRYVGGVNANTLPIPMMNIVNGGSHSDAPIAFQEFMIMPVGAPSFSEALRWGAEVFHNLKKILHDRGLSTAVGDEGGFAPTFDSTEDGVETILKAIEKAGYKVGEDICLAFDCAASEFYVDGKYDYTKFEGEKGAIRSSAEQAEYLAQLAEKYPVISIEDGMAEDDWDGWKLLTDKIGDKVQLVGDDLFVTNVKRLQMGIDQGVGNSILVKVNQIGSLTETIDAVSLAQTNGYTSVMSHRSGETEDATIADLAVALNCGQIKTGSASRSDRIAKYNQLLRIEEELGANAKFIGKNFKYAKK; from the coding sequence ATGAGTATTATAATTAACGTTCACGCCCGCCAGATACTTGATTCGCGCGGTAACCCAACTATTGAAGTTGAAGTATTAACCGAAAATGGTGCGCTTGGCCGTGCCGCTGTTCCTTCCGGCGCATCAACGGGTGTACACGAGGCTGTTGAACTGCGTGACAACGATAAAACAAAATATATGGGTAAAGGCGTTTTAAAAGCCGTTGCCAATGTAAACGATACTATTGCCCCCGCTTTAAAAGGGTTTGATGTTTTTGAACAAAACAGTATCGATAAATTAATGATTGAGCTTGACGGTACACCTAACAAAGGCAATTTAGGCGCCAATGCCATTTTGGGTGTTTCGCTTGCCGTTGCCAAAGCTGCCGCTCAGGAAAGCCGTCAGCCTTTATATCGCTATGTTGGTGGTGTAAATGCTAACACTTTACCTATCCCGATGATGAACATCGTTAACGGTGGTTCTCACTCTGATGCGCCTATCGCGTTCCAGGAGTTTATGATTATGCCGGTTGGCGCACCTTCATTCTCTGAAGCTTTAAGGTGGGGTGCCGAAGTATTCCATAACCTGAAAAAAATATTACACGACAGAGGTTTATCAACAGCTGTTGGCGACGAAGGTGGTTTTGCCCCAACTTTTGACAGCACCGAGGATGGCGTTGAAACCATTTTGAAAGCTATTGAAAAAGCAGGTTACAAAGTAGGCGAAGATATTTGTTTAGCTTTCGACTGTGCCGCCTCAGAATTTTATGTTGATGGCAAATACGACTATACTAAGTTTGAAGGCGAAAAAGGTGCTATCCGCAGCAGCGCCGAGCAAGCAGAATACCTGGCTCAGTTAGCCGAAAAATACCCTGTAATTTCTATCGAAGATGGTATGGCCGAGGATGATTGGGATGGCTGGAAATTATTGACCGACAAAATTGGCGATAAAGTACAATTAGTAGGTGATGATTTGTTTGTAACCAACGTAAAACGTTTACAAATGGGTATCGACCAAGGTGTTGGTAACTCTATCCTGGTAAAGGTTAACCAAATCGGATCATTAACTGAAACTATTGATGCCGTGAGCTTAGCTCAAACTAACGGTTATACCTCGGTAATGAGCCACCGTTCGGGCGAAACAGAAGATGCTACCATTGCCGATTTAGCTGTGGCCTTAAACTGCGGTCAGATCAAAACCGGTTCAGCTTCACGTTCCGACCGGATAGCTAAATACAACCAGTTGCTGCGTATCGAAGAAGAATTAGGCGCTAACGCGAAATTTATCGGTAAGAATTTTAAATACGCTAAGAAATAG